In Pseudoliparis swirei isolate HS2019 ecotype Mariana Trench chromosome 11, NWPU_hadal_v1, whole genome shotgun sequence, a genomic segment contains:
- the dkc1 gene encoding H/ACA ribonucleoprotein complex subunit DKC1 isoform X1 — translation MGDPEASVKRRKSKRVSEDDIGEIQQNGDFLIKPEAKAASLDTSQWPLLLKHFDKLNIRTAHYTPLANGSNPLKRSIQDYVRSGFINLDKPANPSSHEVVAWIRRILRVEKTGHSGTLDPKVTGCLIVCVDRATRLVKSQQSAGKEYVGIVRLHNAIESAHTLARTLETLTGALFQRPPLIAAVKRQLRVRTIYESKLIEYDPERRLGVFWVSCEAGTYIRTLCVHMGLMLGVGGQMQELRRVRSGVLGEKDHMVTMHDVLDAQWQFDHNKDEAYLRRVVFPLEKLLVSFKRVVMKDSAVNAICYGAKIMLPGVLRYEDGIEMNQDIVVITTKGEAICTAVALMTTAVISTCDHGVVAKIKRVIMERDTYPRKWGLGPKASKKKMMIQKGLLDKHGKPNDSTPTDWKSQYVDYSVSKATPESSDTPAKRKREAVDSDTETPATPSTPPPEGVKKKKKKDKKVKVEEAEPEVSSAKKKKKKLKHEEEAE, via the exons ATGGGAGACCCAGAAG CGtcggtgaagaggaggaagagcaagagGGTCTCCGAAGACGACATCGGG GAGATCCAGCAGAACGGAGACTTCCTCATCAAGCCAGAGGCCAAGGCGGCTTCCCTGGACACATCCCAGTGGCCCCTGTTGCTGAAG CATTTTGACAAACTGAACATCCGGACGGCTCATTACACGCCACTAGCTAACGGGAGCAACCCGCTGAAGAGGAGCATCCAGGACTATGTCAG GTCGGGCTTCATCAACCTGGACAAGCCGGCCAACCCGTCGTCCCATGAGGTGGTGGCGTGGATCCGGAGGATCCTCCGCGTGGAGAAGACGGGTCACAGCGGGACGCTCGACCCCAAGGTTACCGGCTGCCTGATCGTCTGTGTGGATCGAGCCACGCGATTGGTCAAGTCCCAGCAGAGTGCCG GTAAAGAGTACGTGGGCATCGTGCGGCTGCACAACGCCATAGAGAGCGCGCACACCCTGGCCCGG ACATTGGAGACGCTGACGGGCGCGTTGTTCCAGCGGCCGCCGCTCATCGCCGCCGTGAAGAGACAACTCCGAGTCCGAACCATCTACGAGAGCAAGCTGATCGAGTACGACCCTGAGAGGAGGCTAG GGGTCTTCTGGGTGAGCTGCGAGGCCGGGACCTACATCCGAACTCTGTGTGTCCACATGGGGCTCATGCTCGGGGTGGGCGGGCAGATGcaggagctgaggagagtccGGTCCGGAGTGCTGGGCGAGAag GACCACATGGTGACAATGCACGACGTGCTGGACGCTCAGTGGCAGTTCGACCACAACAAGGACGAGGCGTACCTGCGCCGGGTGGTGTTCCCGCTGGAGAAGCTGCTGGTGTCCTTCAAGAGGGTGGTGATGAAGGACAGCGCG GTGAACGCCATCTGCTACGGAGCCAAGATCATGCTGCCCGGCGTCCTGCGCTACGAGGACGGCATCGAGATGAACCAGGACATCGTGGTCATCACCACCAAGGGGGAGGCCATCTGcacag CTGTTGCTCTGATGACCACCGCCGTCATCTCCACCTGTGACCACGGCGTGGTGGCCAAGATCAAGAGGGTCATCATGGAGAGGGACACGTATCCCAGGAAGTGGGGTCTGGGTCCCaag GCGagcaagaagaagatgatgatccAGAAAGGTCTGCTGGACAAACACGGAAAGCCCAACGACAGTACGCCCACTGACTGGAAGAGCCAGTAtgtggactacag CGTCTCCAAGGCGACACCAGAGTCATCTGACACGCCAGCAAAG aggaagagggaggcggTCGACAGCGACACTGAAACTCCGGCAACGCCCAGCACGCCGCCGCCAGAGggcgtgaagaagaagaagaaaaaggacaaGAAAGTAAaagtggaggaggcggagcccgaG GTTTCAAgtgcgaagaagaagaagaagaaactaaaacacGAAGAAGAGGCCGAGTGA
- the cinp gene encoding cyclin-dependent kinase 2-interacting protein has product MEVSPGDVTGTNRKCPAVTGSSRKIKDNAADWHNLMVKWEKLNEDGFKAAGSMVDMRGTRPQSDQLLVLDESSSPSSPSSALPQQTGGAAELQDECCKLQDVVDKMVSVVKKMERLTASQQGLHDLEAFQFGLEGRKCPLFHSWTAKHFKESSCFLLESFSQELKLKQTIVQELAHAATSDLCMVYLSCWLHQPFITPQTRLTLEALLLETGHNPL; this is encoded by the exons ATGGAAG TCTCACCAGGGGACGTCACAGGGACCAACAGGAAGTGCCCCGCTGTCACAGGAAGTAGCCGCAAAATCAAAGACAACGCTGCTGACTGGCACAACCTGATGGTGAAGTGGGAGAAACTCAATGAGGATGGATTCAAAGCAGCAGGAAGCATGGTGGACATGAGGGGGACACG TCCTCAGAGCGACCAGCTGCTGGTCCTGGATGAGTCTTCATCTCCGTCCTCACCTTCATCAGCTCTGCCGCAGCAGACAGGTGGCGCTGCAGAGCTGCAGGACGAATGCTGCAAGCTGCAGGACGTCGTGGACAAAATG GTCTCTGTGGTGAAGAAGATGGAGCGTCTCACGGCGTCTCAGCAAGGCCTTCACGATCTGGAGGCGTTTCAGTTTGGACTTGAAGGAAGAAAGTGTCCTCTGTTTCACAGCTGGACCGCGAAGCACTTCA AGGAGTCgtcttgtttcctgttggaATCGTTCAGTCAGGAGCTGAAGTTGAAGCAAACCATCGTGCAGGAACTTGCCCACGctgcgacctctgacctctgcatgGTGTACCTGTCCTGCTGGCTGCATCAGCCCTTCATCACCCCCCAGACCAGACTGACCCTGGAGGCTCTGCTTCTGGAGACGGGACACAACCCCCTTTGA
- the znf839 gene encoding uncharacterized protein znf839: MADNEDDSSLSRTITAAQPPGSDVQPPGAETSPEPVPGAEPGAQLVDLLQSCPDEQNFLVGTDFSSLGPDLVNTTIIFVQPDGSLVEGSGLSPEEQQALLEQLTKQQIVQVSDTEAAQLLQQSQLVKTIPIQNTALDPSQLQQVINQVTKSHQQVQVQVPQQVQVPQQVQVQVPQQVQVPQQVQVQVPQQTVKQKVQLPQQPLKQKVQVPPHGLKQPVQGPQQNLMSTPQNNASQQLKSVAQQVALQTGGQVQLVQKKSEPVRIQIQFPPKKEVKSVSSLQQKSHVTLSANGSKSSAQIIHIQPVVGQPGQQFFLQQNLGDPPIQLLLQSPAPIVGSLLPVVHKLTGQTSPACTVSIQKPAASPIRVQTAAPLSKTPTNGKSPGKPPAVIAVVPVETATPAVARPATVVPPQAAKDRDREKEKKAKKSEKRTVKVQTRSGRVSRPPKYKAKDYKFIKMEDLADSHQSDSDDYSDMSVEEEDGERKDGPAPGVSLTYSHKSRSHRCQTCDKAYIGLGGLNRHYKLNPDHGETNLPDNTPHPLRDDGQSQKTKTGGVSEEEEAEEEKEKEKKKKEDEKEKKTTTEDKPFETALNRVEGGPASAVGLRGLHPRGPGRPRGRGRGRGRGCGRGRSLGPLPKVTVGLVSKRGRRGRPPKLAVSLVTAEQQVERRREQLQELVEQCEDEELMDIVLPRLTKVLSLWEFLLAKVEGSGPARTWFPDIYREFESLQAQVRQAAQDYIISPQGGALPLEVRNIEVAKSLGILDEVNRMKVVPGASPSSSLTNKNVRYMENSKMLPPSKRFKMEKSIPIHQNGIDTHKSDGTTVTPVTSSLKPSSVTVSPVVIPAGSKLQTTSADHSSSSSGSISAMVPSTQAPPPAMPMEVTPGENLGLEPLHVKVKSLQTNQVLSSSDITAQIKELEKALGSSPETNTDSKKPESSSVQTVASSELQQRDSTLSESSSADPCQSKELQEGQEIYIQTEGLTVQLAEPSGDRIMILNSPDGTTMHIETPEGVPLEAVQALLGIEASDEAKAPQ; this comes from the exons ATGGCGGACAACGAGGATGACAGCAGTTTGAGCAGAACAATAACAGCCGCGCAGCCTCCGGGCTCTGACGTCCAACCTCCCGGTGCTGAGACCAGTCCAGAGCCAGTACCCGGTGCTGAGCCCGGAGCTCAGCTGGTGGACTTGTTGCAGAGCTGCCCGGACGAACAGAACTTCCTGGTGGGCACGGACTTCAGCAGCCTCGGGCCGGACCTGGTGAACACCACCATCATCTTCGTGCAGCCGGACGGCAGCCTGGTGGAGGGCTCCGGGCTGAGCCCCGAGGAGCAGCAGGCGCTGCTGGAGCAGCTCACCAAGCAGCAGATCGTCCAGGTGTCCGACACCGAGGCGGCCCAGCTGCTCCAGCAGAGCCAGCTGGTCAAGACCATCCCGATCCAGAACACGGCTCTGGACCCGAGCCAGCTGCAGCAGGTCATCAACCAGGTCACCAAGTCCCACcagcaggtccaggtccaggtcccccagcaggtccaggtcccccagcaggtccaggtccaggtcccccagcaggtccaggtcccccagcaggtccaggtccaggtcccccAGCAGACGGTGAAGCAGAAGGTCCAGCTCCCCCAGCAGCCCCTGAAGCAGAAGGTCCAGGTCCCCCCTCATGGTCTGAAGCAGCCGGTCCAGGGCCCTCAGCAGAACCTGATGTCCACCCCTCAGAACAATGCGTCCCAGCAGCTGAAGAGCGTGGCCCAGCAGGTGGCCCTGCAGACCGGGGGACAGGTGCAGCTGGTCCAGAAGAAG TCGGAGCCCGTCAGGATCCAGATCCagtttccccccaaaaaggaaGTGAAGTCTGTGTCGAGCCTCCAGCAGAAGAGTCATGTGACGCTCTCGGCCAATGGGAGCAAGAGCAGCGCTCAGATCATCCACATCCAGCCTGTGGTGGGTCAGCCGGGTCAGCAGTTCTTCCTGCAGCAGAACCTGGGAGACCCCCccatccagctgctgctgcagagcccCGCCCCCATCGTGGGATCTCTGCTGCCAGTAGTCCACAAGCTCACAGGCCAGACATCCCCAGCATGCACTGTTTCCATCCAGAAACCAGCAGCATCCCCTATCAGAGTCCAGACCGCCGCCCCGCTCAGTAAGACCCCGACTAACGGTAAGAGTCCAGGTAAACCACCTGCCGTCATCGCGGTGGTCCCAGTAGAGACCGCCACACCTGCTGTTGCCCGCCCCGCCACTGTGGTCCCGCCCCAAGCCGCCAAGGACAGAGAccgggagaaagagaagaaggcgAAGAAGAGCGAGAAGAGGACCGTGAAGGTCCAGACCAGATCTGGTCGAGTCTCCAGACCGCCCAAGTACAAAGCCAAAGACTACAAGTTCATAAAGATGGAAGACCTGGCGGACAGCCACCAGTCGGACTCGGACGACTACTCCGACAtgagcgtggaggaggaggacggcgagAGGAAAGATGGCCCCGCCCCCGGCGTCTCTCTGACCTACAGCCACAAGTCCCGGTCCCACCGCTGCCAGACCTGTGACAAGGCCTACATCGGTCTCGGAGGCCTGAACCGGCACTACAAACTGAACCCGGATCATGGAGAGACGAATCTGCCCGACAACACACCACACCCCCTCAGAGATGATGGCCAATCACAGAAGACCAAAACAGGAGGTgtcagtgaggaggaagaggcggaggaggagaaggagaaggagaagaaaaagaaggaggatgagaaggagaagaagacgacgacTGAGGACAAACCTTTTGAAACGGCATTAAACCGA GTGGAGGGGGGTCCAGCATCAGCTGTAGGACTCAGGGGCCTCCATCCCCGGGGCCCCGGTAGGCCCCGGGGACGGGGGCgaggcagggggcggggctgtggGCGGGGTCGGTCACTGGGACCGCTTCCTAAA GTGACGGTGGGCCTTGTCAGTAAGCGTGGCCGTCGTGGTCGACCTCCAAAGCTCGCTGTCAGTTTGGTTACCGCGGAGCAGCAGGTGGAGCGGAGACGTGAACAActgcaggag CTGGTGGAGCAGTGTGAGGATGAGGAGCTGATGGACATCGTTCTTCCTCGTTTGACTAAAGTGTTGAGCTTGTGGGAGTTTCTTCTGGCAAAG GTGGAGGGCAGCGGTCCTGCTCGGACTTGGTTTCCAGACATTTACCGTGAGTTTGAGTCCCTGCAGGCACAAGTAAGACAGGCGGCTCAGGATTACATCATCAGCCCGCAGGGCGGAGCTCTACCACTGGAGGTCAGGAATATTGAG gttgCCAAGTCTCTGGGAATCCTAGACGAGGTGAACAGGATGAAGGTGGTTCCTGGAGCGTCTCCCAGCTCCAGTCTGACCAATAAGAACGTCCGATACATGGAG AATTCCAAGATGCTGCCGCCTtccaagagattcaagatggaGAAAAGCATCCCGATCCACCAGAATGGCATCGACACTCACAAATCAG ATGGGACCAcagtgacccctgtgacctcctCGCTGAAGCCCTCCTCGGTCACCGTTTCTCCTGTGGTGATTCCAGCTGGATCCAAACTGCAGACCACTAGTGCTGACCATTCCTCCAG CTCCTCTGGTTCCATCTCTGCTATGGTGCCCTCCacccaggctccgcctcctgccaTGCCCATGGAGGTGACCCCGGGTGAGAACCTGGGGTTGGAGCCTCTGCATGTCAAGGTAAAGTCCTTGCAGACGAACCAGGTCTTGAGCTCCAGTGACATCACAGCCCAAATAAAGGAGCTTGAGAAAGCTCTGGGTTCAAGTCCTGAAACCAACACAGACTCAAAGAAACCTGAATCCAGCTCAGTCCAGACTGTGGCTTCCTCTGAGCTCCAGCAAAGGGATTCCACCCTATCCGAGTCAAGCTCAGCGGACCCCTGCCAGTCCAAAGAACTTCAGGAGGGTCAAGAGATCTACATCCAGACCGAGGGCCTGACGGTCCAGTTGGCAGAGCCCAGTGGAGACCGAATCATGATTCTCAACAGTCCAGACGGGACCACCATGCACATCGAGACCCCAGAGGGGGTCCCATTGGAGGCGGTCCAGGCCCTGCTGGGCATCGAGGCTTCAGACGAAGCCAAAGCTCCTCAGTGA
- the sec23a gene encoding protein transport protein Sec23A, with amino-acid sequence MATFPEYITQNEERDGVRFSWNVWPSSRLEATRMVVPLAALFTPLNERPDLPPIQYEPVLCSRATCRAVLNPLCQVDYRAKLWACNFCYQRNQFPPSYAGISEVNQPAELLPQFSTIEYVVQRGPQMPLVFLYVVDTCMEDEDLQALKESLQMSLSLLPPTALVGLITFGRMVQVHELGCEGISKSYVFRGTKDLNAKQLQEMLGLTKPPANQGRGPQPAQQPLSNRFLQPVQKIDMNLTDLLGELQRDPWPVTQGKRPLRSLGVAMSIAVGLLECTVPNTGARIMTFIGGPATQGPGMVVGDELKTPIRSWHDLEKDNAKYMKKATKHYESLANRASTSGHIIDIYACALDQTGLLEMKCCANYTGGYMVMADSFNTSLFKQTFQRVFIKDDQGSFKMAFAATLEVKTSREIKVSGAIGPCVSLSAKGPCVSENEIGTGGTCQWKICGLDPSTTLALYFEVVNQHNAPIPQGGRGAIQLVTQYQHSSGQRRIRVTTTARNWADAQTQIQSIAASFDQEAAAILMARLSVFRAETEEGPDVLRWLDRQLIRLCQKFGDYHKDDPNSFRFSETFSLYPQFMFHLRRSPFLQVFNNSPDESSYYRHQFNRHNLTQALIMIQPVLYAYSFNGPPEPVLLDSSSILPDRILLMDTFFQILIYHGETVAQWRKAGYQELSEYENFKHLLQAPVDDAQELLHTRFPMPRYIDTEHGGSQARFLLSKVNPSQTHNNMYAWGQESGAPILTDDVSLQVFMDHLKKLAVSSAA; translated from the exons ATGGCAACCTTCCCCGAGTACATCACTCAGAACGAGGAGCGTGACGGCGTGCGCTTCAGCTGGAACGTGTGGCCCTCCAGCCGGCTGGAGGCCACGCGCATGGTGGTCCCGCTGGCCGCTCTGTTCACGCCCCTCAACGAGCGGCCAGACCTGCCCCCCATCCAGTACGAGCCGGTGCTCTGCAGCCGGGCCACCTGCCGCGCCGTGCTCAACCCGCTGTG CCAGGTGGACTACAGAGCCAAGCTGTGGGCCTGTAACTTCTGCTACCAGAGGAACCAG TTTCCTCCGTCTTACGCTGGAATCTCTGAGGTCAACCAACCGGCGGAACTGCTGCCTCAGTTCTCCACCATCGAGTATGTGGTCCAg CGGGGTCCTCAGATGCCGCTGGTCTTCCTGTATGTGGTGGACACCTGTATGGAGGACGAGGACCTGCAGGCCCTGAAGGAGTCTCTGCAGATGTCCCTGTCTCTGCTGCCGCCCACTGCGCTGGTCGGACTCATCACCTTCGGCCGCATGGTTCAGGTCCACGAGCTGGGCTGTGAGGGGATCTCCAAGAGCTATGTCTTCAGGGGGACCAAGGACTTGAACGCCAAGCAGCTacag GAGATGCTGGGTCTGACCAAACCTCCAGCCAATCAGGGACGAGGACCTCAACCTGCACAACAGCCTCTGAgcaacag GTTCCTGCAGCCGGTGCAGAAGATCGACATGAACCTGACGGACCTGCTGGGGGAGCTGCAGCGGGACCCCTGGCCCGTGACTCAGGGGAAGAGGCCTCTGCGCTCGCTGGGCGTGGCCATGTCCATCGCCGTGGGCCTGCTGGAG TGCACCGTCCCCAACACGGGCGCTCGGATCATGACCTTCATCGGCGGCCCGGCGACGCAGGGCCCCGGCATGGTGGTGGGGGACGAGCTGAAGACACCCATCAGGTCCTGGCACGACCTGGAGAAGGACAACGCCAAGTACATGAAGAAGGCCACCAAG cactATGAGTCTCTGGCTAACAGAGCGTCCACTAGCGGTCACATCATCGACATCTACGCCTGTGCTCTGGATCAGACTGGCCTGCTGGAGATGAAGTGCTGTGCCAACTACaccgg AGGCTACATGGTGATGGCCGACTCCTTCAACACCTCTCTGTTCAAACAGACCTTCCAGAGGGTTTTCATCAAAGATGATCAGGGGTCATTCAAGATGGCCTTCGCCGCCACGCTGGAGGTCAAG acctccagagagaTCAAAGTGTCTGGAGCCATCGGGCCGTGTGTGTCCCTCAGCGCTAAAGGACCGTGTGTCTCTGAGAAC gagattggaacaggaggaacatgtCAGTGGAAGATCTGTGGTCTGGATCCGAGCACGACGCTGGCGCTCTACTTCGAGGTGGTCAACCAG CACAACGCTCCGATCCCTCAGGGCGGCCGTGGAGCGATCCAGTTGGTTACCCAGTACCAGCACTCATCAGGACAGAGACGCATCCGGGTCACCACCACCGCCAGGAA ctgggccGACGCTCAGACTCAGATTCAGAGCATCGCGGCGTCCTTCGACCAGGAGGCGGCGGCCATCTTGATGGCGAGGTTGTCGGTGTTCCGggcggagacggaggaggggccGGATGTGCTGCGCTGGCTGGACAGACAGCTCATCAGACTC TGTCAGAAGTTTGGAGATTACCACAAAGATGATCCCAACTCCTTCAGGTTCTCTGAGACCTTCTCCCTCTACCCTCAG ttcatgTTCCACCTGCGCCGCTCTCCGTTCCTCCAAGTGTTCAACAACAGTCCTGACGAGAGCTCGTACTACAGACACCAGTTCAACAGACACAACCTGACGCAGGCGCTCATCATGATCCAACCGGTGCTGTACGCCTACTCCTTCAACGGCCCCCCCGAG CCGGTCCTGttggacagcagcagcatcctgCCAGACCGGATCCTGCTGATGGACACCTTCTTCCAGATCCTCATCTACCACGGAGAG ACTGTCGCTCAGTGGAGGAAGGCTGGTTATCAGGAGCTGTCTGAGTATGAGAACTTCAAAcacctcctccaggctccgGTGGACGACGCCCAGGAGCTGCTGCACACTCGCTTCCCGATGCCCAGATACATCGACACGGAGCACGGCGGCAGCCAG GCTCGCTTCCTGCTTTCCAAGGTGAACCCGTCTCAGACCCACAACAACATGTACGCCTGGGGACAG GAGTCAGGCGCTCCCATCCTGACAGATGACGTCAGCCTTCAAGTGTTCATGGACCACCTCAAGAAACTGGCCGTCTCCAGTGCCGCCTGA
- the dkc1 gene encoding H/ACA ribonucleoprotein complex subunit DKC1 isoform X2 translates to MGDPEASVKRRKSKRVSEDDIGEIQQNGDFLIKPEAKAASLDTSQWPLLLKHFDKLNIRTAHYTPLANGSNPLKRSIQDYVRSGFINLDKPANPSSHEVVAWIRRILRVEKTGHSGTLDPKVTGCLIVCVDRATRLVKSQQSAGKEYVGIVRLHNAIESAHTLARTLETLTGALFQRPPLIAAVKRQLRVRTIYESKLIEYDPERRLGVFWVSCEAGTYIRTLCVHMGLMLGVGGQMQELRRVRSGVLGEKDHMVTMHDVLDAQWQFDHNKDEAYLRRVVFPLEKLLVSFKRVVMKDSAVNAICYGAKIMLPGVLRYEDGIEMNQDIVVITTKGEAICTAVALMTTAVISTCDHGVVAKIKRVIMERDTYPRKWGLGPKASKKKMMIQKGLLDKHGKPNDSTPTDWKSQYVDYR, encoded by the exons ATGGGAGACCCAGAAG CGtcggtgaagaggaggaagagcaagagGGTCTCCGAAGACGACATCGGG GAGATCCAGCAGAACGGAGACTTCCTCATCAAGCCAGAGGCCAAGGCGGCTTCCCTGGACACATCCCAGTGGCCCCTGTTGCTGAAG CATTTTGACAAACTGAACATCCGGACGGCTCATTACACGCCACTAGCTAACGGGAGCAACCCGCTGAAGAGGAGCATCCAGGACTATGTCAG GTCGGGCTTCATCAACCTGGACAAGCCGGCCAACCCGTCGTCCCATGAGGTGGTGGCGTGGATCCGGAGGATCCTCCGCGTGGAGAAGACGGGTCACAGCGGGACGCTCGACCCCAAGGTTACCGGCTGCCTGATCGTCTGTGTGGATCGAGCCACGCGATTGGTCAAGTCCCAGCAGAGTGCCG GTAAAGAGTACGTGGGCATCGTGCGGCTGCACAACGCCATAGAGAGCGCGCACACCCTGGCCCGG ACATTGGAGACGCTGACGGGCGCGTTGTTCCAGCGGCCGCCGCTCATCGCCGCCGTGAAGAGACAACTCCGAGTCCGAACCATCTACGAGAGCAAGCTGATCGAGTACGACCCTGAGAGGAGGCTAG GGGTCTTCTGGGTGAGCTGCGAGGCCGGGACCTACATCCGAACTCTGTGTGTCCACATGGGGCTCATGCTCGGGGTGGGCGGGCAGATGcaggagctgaggagagtccGGTCCGGAGTGCTGGGCGAGAag GACCACATGGTGACAATGCACGACGTGCTGGACGCTCAGTGGCAGTTCGACCACAACAAGGACGAGGCGTACCTGCGCCGGGTGGTGTTCCCGCTGGAGAAGCTGCTGGTGTCCTTCAAGAGGGTGGTGATGAAGGACAGCGCG GTGAACGCCATCTGCTACGGAGCCAAGATCATGCTGCCCGGCGTCCTGCGCTACGAGGACGGCATCGAGATGAACCAGGACATCGTGGTCATCACCACCAAGGGGGAGGCCATCTGcacag CTGTTGCTCTGATGACCACCGCCGTCATCTCCACCTGTGACCACGGCGTGGTGGCCAAGATCAAGAGGGTCATCATGGAGAGGGACACGTATCCCAGGAAGTGGGGTCTGGGTCCCaag GCGagcaagaagaagatgatgatccAGAAAGGTCTGCTGGACAAACACGGAAAGCCCAACGACAGTACGCCCACTGACTGGAAGAGCCAGTAtgtggactacaggtga